ATCGGCTAAGAATTTTAGACTGTTAAGTAACAGTCTAAAATTGCAGGACTCTGGTACCCCCTGTCTGATCTGGATCAGCGACTGCTTCCCTGCCAGACATTCAGGCAACCAAAGTGCTGCTGTTGCAGTGAGGTGATCAGTTTCTGTCCGGATTTCCCATAGCGATCTGCATTCAATGACATCGCCTGTGTGGCGTGTTCCCGTGCCTTGCTTGTCTGTTGAGTATCTTCATAAAACTGCGCGAGCAAATAATGCTGGTCAGCCGTGGGTGCCAGTGACAACGCCGATAAATACGCACTTTCTGCTTCTTCATAGTTCCCTCGTTTCCTTTCAGCAAATGCAATCCCTTTCCAGGCAGAGACGATCCCCGCCTGTTGCTGTTCTGAATGCGTCAATCGTTTCCAGGCATTCAGGGACTTTCGGTACCACCGCTCACTCTCTCCCCACAGCTCCTGATGCTGGTAGATATTCCCCAGCAACTGACAGGTGAGAGGGCTGACAGTCTTTTGATCTTTCCAGGGAGCCAGCAGGCGGAGCGCTGCGGAACGTTTCCCCAGAATGGTCAGTAACCGGGCACGTTGATAGGTGGCTTCTTCGCTCTCGTTAGATTCAAGCTGCATGTACTCGAGGTTGCGTTCAATTTCAAAACAGCTGCGATCCAGATCGCGGGCCAGATCCCCTGCGGGCAGGCCACCAATTTTCTGCCAGGGTGCCAGCACACAGACTTCGCGGGTCAAATGCCGGGCATCCCCCAGACGACCACTGCCCAGAGATTCGTCAACGGTTGTTACGATCTCATCCACCCGCGATTGTATATAGATCGATGGAACCAGAACCGCTGTAATCAAAGCCAGCCCCCAGAGCAGAACCCCCGGTTTAAAGGTTGGATCAGAGCATTTCCCTCTCCCCGAGATTTGCCCTTCGATCAGGCACAGCGTCAGCATCAGCCAGAAAGCCAGAACGGGTCGCAGGATCATGGACTCCCAGGCATCGTAACTGCTCAGCGTGCCATTCGGATGATTGTTGGTCAAAGCAATGATCAGAATCCCTGCCGCACCAGTATAAAAAATAATCTGAACCAGTTTAAACAGTGGTGGACTGTGATGACTGAAGACACGGAACAGCCAGTCAGAACTCAGAATGGCTAGTGGCAACATGCAGACGAAACAGACAATCGCAATATCGACACGCAGATAAGGCAGACTCAGACTTCCCGCGCCACGGACCATTGATACCCACCAGCCAGTCAGACAAGCTAGAATAATCGCCAGCAGGATTATCAGGCTGCGACCCTGCGGTAAATCCGTTGCCTCGTTAATTTCAATGTCTATAGCTGCTGTCGTATCGAGAGAATCATTCTGACATTTCATGCGCGAGCGGGCCTCTTTGATTTCCAAAGGAACCCATCATAGGCATAATGCAAGAACGCCATGATCAGATTGGCTGTAAGCCAGATTTCCAGCAACTGGGACTCCAACAACCAGGCCCCCATCCCCAATATCACAATAAACACAGCCAGAATCAGTCCCCAGCGAGGCATCAATTTTTGAAATAATTGCGTTGTCGATTGACCAGATTTCCGGGTTCGATCGACTGACCAGTTGACGATCGCCAGATATTCAATGGAATGAAACAAAGCAGAAGCTGTCGCCAAAACCAGTAACATCATCGGATTTTGAGCGGCCACTGCCCCCAGCATCGCCAGATACAAAGTCATCACGCTGGTAAAGTAGAGACATCGTCCCACTGTTTCCGCTCTCAGTTGCCAGAGTTCTCTGATAATCATGGAGACTGGAATCACAGCCAGGACATAATCCAGAGTTCCCCACCCCTGACTGGCAGCGGCACCCACAGAAGCCCAACTCGCGATACGGAACGTCACATATAACAGAAAACCCCGCATCAGCCATTTATCTACCCTTAACCGCCCGGGTGATAGTCCCCCCGTTTTACGACCGTAAATGCTGTAGATACCATGATGCTGAGCGGCAAAATGCCAGGCATTCCAGATATAATCTATCGTGAGCAGACAGGTGAGCGCCCCTGTGGAGATCTTGACCGCCAGTGGAATGGTCAAGAGGAAGACCGTAATCAGAATGTACTTTGTCTTGTTCGTCTGCAGGCGATCGCGCTCTAAAAACAACAGCGCGGGTGTAATCCAACGATGAGGGGTTGTGATAAAATAAACCTGCCAGAAGCTGATACCACTATGAATCTCCAATCCTCCCCACCACTGGAATAATACCAGTAAAGGCCACCCCAGGTTTGCCAGGAAAAGCAGATCATAGCGAGGATCCACAAGCCAGGCCGCCTGTAGTGACTGACGAAAACTGCGCACTGCGGATTCCGGATTTTCAACAGCCGCCTGAGGCAAAAGTGTAGATTGAGTAATTTGAGACATACTTAAGATTGTCCTGGAATCATACCAGGTTCAAAAAACAGATTTCGAATGAATAATAATTTGAGTGCATCTCACAGATATTCGAACAGAACTTTTAAACCAGGTTCGTAACTATCAATCTGTATCTCGAGGAACCTGAAGAAGAGATTGCTGATCTTTTGAATCAGTAACAATCTGAATATGGCAGGCATCTTAAACGTGAATTATTAAGAAATTGTTAGCAAATGAAGAAATAGAATTGGCAGATGGACTTGTAAGTTTAAAAGGCTGTTTCAGTCGATCCGTTCCCACCAATAATTTTCTACATTATTTTTTAGTGAAGCACATCTTAAGATCAGAATAAGAACTGAGAAACGGGCATCATGCGCAGCAGCCAGTGATCCACACGTCAGAGAGACTGAAACGTGAATTGAGAAGCCTGAAATTCATGGATTTGCTAACCGGCGGGCTGTTCGGGATTAAAACCCTTAATATTCTGGCCATGCGGTTTCACCGCGCTGTTATCATCTGCGACTCGAAAGAAGGCAGTAGTACTTTTTCCTGAAGCCAGTTCTTTCACCTTCACTGTCCAGATTCCGGCTTTATCATTCGGAGCAATCTGGACCTGAAAACTTTGCTCGCCATCCTGGAGAGCACGATAACCGGACATTTCCGCCATGCGTCCTTCCGCATCTTCAATCGATACTTCCACAGGAATGACAGCTGAAACCGGAGCCCCCTGCTCATCAAGAACCTTGATCGAAACCGTGGCTGTTTCTCCCCGTTTCAGTTTCGCCGGAACTTGAACAGCCACCTGATCAATGGGCTGATCCGTGCGCAGATAAATCCCGCCTGCACCGGGGCCCAACTTCACATTTGCTGTCTGCTGCTGATTAGAAGACTTCGTCTTGACCTGCTGATGTTGAACCAGATCATAAAAATAGCCAGCTTTGCGATTCACCGACAAAGTCGCTTCTACAGGGAGACCGTTTTCCATCACGCGACCATGATGACCAACATAATTGCCGAATTCGCGATTGTCATTCACTACAAAAATGTAGTCGGCATGCGAAGCACTGCGACAATAAGGAACCACGTTCGGATTAGAAGAATCCACATCGCGTGTGTATTTACCAGCAAGTGCCTGTCGCAGTTCGACGGCCTTCTTCTGTAACTCCTGTTTATCAAGATCTGCTTTGCCGGTCCGCGTGTAGGATGAAATCCGAATATCGGGTTTGACAGCGGGCGACACCCGCTCATCGGCAATCACAATTCCACCCCGCTTCTGGAAGTCTTTAATCGCCTGCAGGATCGATTCGGTCAGTACATCACAATCCATCATCACCAGTACCTTGTACTGATCCAGCCCTGTCTGATTGATCGTTTCATCAAACACAACATCCGTTTGTAAGCCCGCCCACTGCAGCATCTGATGCGCGTCACCCAACCAGTAACCATTCCAGCCATAAGTCCCGCGTCTGGCAAACACTTGTGAGGCAAAACTTTCATAGAAGGCAATATCATTCTTTGCAGCAGGCATTGTTTTTAAGGCCGGACCCAGAGGCTGAACGACTTCGTGAATCAGTCGCGTCAATTCGTGCTGAGTTTGCGGATTGGTATAGCGATAACCACCGGCCCCATCAGTTGGCACCAGCGATTGCCAGCCATGATACATGATCCCCTTGATGGGTCGTGACATTTTAGCCCAGAACGCTTCCCGCAAATGCATCGGCGAAATGGTGATGAAAGCCGCATCTGGTTGCTCCACCTCCCAGTGCGCCAGATTTTCCGGCGCGTCACCCGGTTTCTTCGCTATCGGCGCGGTCTGCGAACGATACCATATGATCTGCGTCATATTCATCACATCCTGATGTTTTTGAGATCCACGGGCCATGGCAAACAATTCGTCACCAACGACATTGATACGAATCGGATCGGGATAACTGTAAGTCCAGTGGGAAAGCACATCCACATTACCCCCGGAACCAAACACACTGGCAACTCGCATCGCCGGGTCATACCAGGTCCAGAATTTTTTAGCGGTTGAATTCAGGCCCCGTTCCAGATCGTTGTTCAAGTCATTCCAGCCATCACCGGTTTTCCAGTGCCACTTGTAATAGACATAGAGCGGATCATCATCAGGCACGACGCGATCAGCAGGAAAAGCTTTCAGTTTTTTGTAGTCGACTCCTCGGGGAGGCCCGGCTTCTGCAGGAATATCAATGCCGGCAAATTTCTTAAAGGCTGCGCGGTCATGTTGATGAAAACAGGGGCGTGAATGACCACGAACCTCAGTGTGCAGCAGAGCAGAATCTAATGCCGGATAGTCCTGATACGTCTCTGCTAATGAAGCCCCCACATTATAGGTGAACTCTTTAATCTCAGGAATCAGCGGGCAGATGTCTTCGCGTGAAGAATGCGTGGTTCCATCCCGGTTCACACGCTGCAAGGTTTCTCGATTTCTCAAGTAGGATCCAGGGGACAGTGATGCATAAAAAGAAATGCCATTGGCCAGTCCCCGATCCAGTCCAGCCCGCATCTTGGCAACATTTTCTTCGGAATCGGCCAGTGTGGGTTTTCCTGCTTCCAGCACTTTCGCGTAGTTGACTCTGGTTCCGACCGCGTGGGTAAAACCAATTTTTTTTAAGCGATCAATTTCACCGATCCCGGCCCCCCACATGATCACGGGAAACTGGTCTGGTAATTTCCGACTCACAATTTGAATGGGAAATCCAGCCTCCGCTGTTGTCCCGGCAGGTCCCGCTGTTTTCAATTTCGCCGTCAACTCATATTGATCCGGACGTAAAGTCGTATTCAATGGAAACAGAACCTGTTGTGGTTTCCCTGACTCCAGATTTTTCAACGTGGATGTTCCCTGAACATCACCATTCAGTAACCAGGTGACGGTCGCTTCCTCAAGCAGTTCCGGCTGCAGATTTGTTACCTGAAAAGTAAGCGACGGGTTCTGCTCCATGCGGATATAACAGGCCCGCTGTGTAAGTCGATCAAAGCGGACAGGGCGAAATTCCAGTTCTCCGCTGCTAATACGGACCTGATCAATCAACCCTGGAAAGCCACCATAATTACTCCCGTTGCGATCCCCGATCGTCAGCGGTTTCGTTCCTGGAGTGATTGCGCCCACACTGGAAACCGTTTTTTCACCATGGGGCAGTCCATTGACCAGAAAACGCCCTCGACCGGCACCGTTGTACATAAAAACAATGTGATACCAGTCACCTGGATCCAGCTGAAGCGGATCGGAATACCAGGTTTCAGAAAAGTCACCAAAGCCGAGAACAGCTCTCAAAGTTCGAGTTCCGGTTCGTCCTGCCGGATTGAACATCAGTTGATAATCGGTGTGACTGACATACTTCTTATCGAATAGATAGGCGGTCTTTGCTTTTTCCATGTCCGCCTCAGGTTTGATCCACATCTCCAGGGTAAACGCACCACGCGGTGAAAGTTTAGAAGAATTCTTGACTGAGGCAGAGTGGCGTTTGTCTTCCACGGGAAATCCAGGAAAGGATCGCAGCGCAGCGCCAAATTTTCCCTTAGATTCAATTTCGGTCCCGTTAAATGTGGCTGTATGACCATTTCCTGAAAGATCGGTCCCCGGATTCGAACCATCAAAAGTCCATAAACCCAGAACATGGGAACCAGTGGCATTCGCTTGCGTGTATTGCGACTGCCAGGGTTCCTGTAACGCGAATGAACCGGAATCAGCAGCAGACAGACTGAAAACAGAGCCGAGTGATAAAAATAATAGAACGGCAGATTGAATTAATTGGTGCATGAACTCGAGCTTTCAAATTCCACGTTGCAGGATTCAATGGTCTAGACGTTAATTAGTTAATACAGTTTACCAATGCCTGTTACTGAAGAAAACTGACTCGCTCCTGACATTTGCCTAAATTCAGCAACGTAAAACCTGCTGCTGAATCGCATGTAGTGTCTTTCGCAGACCGATCAGAGCTATGACTTAAGAAAGTCCATTGCGATCGAAATCCGAGGCGCATTTGTTTGCCGATACGATACCTGTTAGGATGTTGACAGCGTTTCTCATAAACTGCTTCTAATTGTCTCCCCTTCACTGCATCTGCCAGATTATGCCGACTGAAACACAACAGACTCCAGAAAATGATCCACCTTTAATCGTCATGAGTGATCTGGATGGTACATTGCTGGATCATGATACGTATTCCTTTGCGCCTGCTTTGCCTGTCATCACACGATTACGAACTGCGGGAATTCCATTGATTCTGAATACCAGTAAAACGGCAGCCGAACTGATCGCATTGCGTGGCGCACTGAACAACACCGATCCCTACGTCGTCGAAAATGGTTCTGCCATCTATTTACCAGCTTCATCATTTATCCACACAATCGGCTCAACTGCACAAATTTCAGGAATTGACGTGCATGTTTTAGGGGCACGTAGAACTGAAATCCTTTCGATCATTCAAAAAAAACGCCGTGAAGAAAATTTCCTGTTTACCGGATTTTCAGACATGGAAGTCTCTGAAGTCATTACATATACGGGATTATCAGAATCCGAAGCTGAGCAGGCGATGACCCGGGAATTTTCAGAGCCGTTAATTTGGCAGGACTCGGCACATCAATTGCGTAAGTTTGAAGCACTGATTGCCAATCATGGTCTACGGCTGCTGCGAGGTGGCCGGTTTGTGCATGTGATTGGCGCGTGTGACAAAGGAAAATGTCTGCAATGGTTCAGGGAGTGTTTTACCCGTTCTGGCAAAACCATTCCCCAATTCGTGGCGCTCGGTGACAGCCAGAATGATGTCGCCATGCTGAATGCAGCAGACATCGCGGTCATTGTGCGCTCTTCCCATCACGAACCTCCCGATCTTGAGAAGCAATCTTCAGTCATCATTACTGAAAAAGCCGGCCCACAGGGTTGGGCTGAGGCGTTAACCCAAATACTGGATGAAACCTTGACCTGATTATCCCGGTTTTGGCGCTCAAACATCGATCATGGAGATCTGGATATGGGAGACTTTTACCAAAACGGTATCATTACGACCTTGCATAATCTCTCGTCACGCTCAATTGACGAGATGGAAGCAGAACTGCTTCAGTTTTCTAAAATACGCCCGATGAGTCTGGTGCTGCCCTGTCTGTATAGCGAACTGGAAGGGCCTGCACTCGATAAAATTGTCACAGAACTGGCGAAAGTCCGATATCTGAACGAAATCGTCATTGGCCTGGATCGGGCGAGTGAAGAACAATACAAACACGCCATTCAGTTTTTCAGTCGACTGCCCCAGAAACATCGAATTCTCTGGAATGATGGTCCTCGACTGCAGGAAGTCAATTCTGTCCTGCAAAACCAGGGACTGGCTCCCAAAGAACTGGGAAAAGGCTGTAATGTATGGTATTGCCTGGGTTATATTCTGGCTCAGGGAACGTCCGCCTCCGTCGCTTTGCACGATTGTGATATTCTCACCTATGACCGCAATCTACTGGCACGATTGATTTATCCTGTTGCGAATCCCAGTTTCAACTATCAGTTCTGCAAAGGCTATTATGCTCGGGTAGCTGACAGCAAAATGAATGGTCGGGTGACCCGTTTGCTGGTGACACCGCTGTTAAGAGCTTTGAAGAAAATTCTCGGCTCACTGGATTATCTTGAATACCTCGACAGCTACCGCTATCCACTGGCCGGCGAGTTTTCGTTTCGCGTTGATGTTATCAACGATATCCGGATTCCCAGCGACTGGGGACTGGAAATCGGCGTGCTCTCGGAAGTGAATCGGAATTATTCGACCAACCGTTTATGCCAGGTCGACATTGCTGATCGCTATGATCACAAGCATCAAAATCTGTCCGTGGACGATGCCCAGGCGGGTCTGTCAAAAATGTCGATTGATATTTCGAAAGGCATCTTCCGCAAGCTGGCCACAAATGGCGTCGTTTTTTCCACGGAAACGTTTCGTTCTATTAAAGCCACTTACTATCGGATTGCACTCGACTTCATTGAAACATATCGCAACGATGCCATTATTAACGGATTGGCCTTGGATATTCATAATGAAGAAAAGGCCGTTGAGCTGTTCGCAGAAAATGTGTTAAAAGCGGGTCTGCATTTTCTGGATAATCCGATGGAAACACCGTTTATCCCCAGCTGGAATCGTGTGCAAAGCGCGGTCCCCGATATCTTTGCGAGCTTGTGCTCTGCAGTTGACGATGACTACCAGGAGTTTGCCTGAAACCATGAGCGAACCAGTTGAGCATTCAGCAGTCAGTGAGTATCAGTTCCTGGTAGAAAATCATTTAAGGATCATTTATCCCGAAATCGATCATACTACCTTTGCCCGGGATCTGATTCAAATCATGTGTCCCGACGGAAAATGCCAGACGCCACAGACGCATCAGAACCACTGGGATCAGAGTAATGTCGTCATGATTACGTACGGCGACAGCCTGCTGACGGAAGACCAGCAGCCATTGGAAACACTGCTCCAGTTTTCGGAAGAATTCCTGAAAGAAACCATCAACGGAATTCATATCCTGCCGTTTTTCCCCTACAGTTCTGACGATGGATTTTCTATTATTGACTATCAACAGGTGAACCCGCGCCTGGGTGACTGGACTCACATCAATGCCATCGCGGAAAAGTTTCAGCTGATGTCAGACCTGGTGATCAACCACTGCTCCAGCCAAAGTGAATGGTTCCAGCAGTTCAGGCGCGGAGAATCGCCGGGCAAAGATTATTTTTTCTGTGCTGCTCCCGAAGACGATTTATCTGAGGTAGTCCGTCCCCGCACTAATGAATTATTGTGTCTGATTGAAACTCCCAATGGCACGCGTTACGTCTGGTGCACGTTCAGTCCTGATCAGGTTGACCTGAATTTTGCTAATCCCGAACTGCTACGGGAACTGGTTAAAATTATCAAGCTCTACCTGGACCACGGAGTCGATATTTTTCGGCTCGACGCGATCGCCTTTATCTGGAAGGTGGCTGGGACAAGTTGCCTGAGCCTGCCGGAAACACACGAGATCGTGCGTCTCTTCCGTACTTTAATCCAGTTCGTTGCACCGAAGGCGATGATTATTACGGAAACCAATATTCCCAACCGGGAAAACCTGGCTTATTTCGGAAACTCAAACGAAGCACATGCCATCTATAATTTTTCGCTCCCTCCGCTGCTGGTGAACGCCATGCTCTGTGGAAGCTGTCAGCATTTAAAAACCTGGATGATGAGCATGCCCCCTGCTCTGCATGGCACAACTTATCTGAATTTCATTGCTTCACATGATGGTATCGGCCTCAGACCC
The sequence above is a segment of the Gimesia algae genome. Coding sequences within it:
- a CDS encoding LamG-like jellyroll fold domain-containing protein, which encodes MHQLIQSAVLLFLSLGSVFSLSAADSGSFALQEPWQSQYTQANATGSHVLGLWTFDGSNPGTDLSGNGHTATFNGTEIESKGKFGAALRSFPGFPVEDKRHSASVKNSSKLSPRGAFTLEMWIKPEADMEKAKTAYLFDKKYVSHTDYQLMFNPAGRTGTRTLRAVLGFGDFSETWYSDPLQLDPGDWYHIVFMYNGAGRGRFLVNGLPHGEKTVSSVGAITPGTKPLTIGDRNGSNYGGFPGLIDQVRISSGELEFRPVRFDRLTQRACYIRMEQNPSLTFQVTNLQPELLEEATVTWLLNGDVQGTSTLKNLESGKPQQVLFPLNTTLRPDQYELTAKLKTAGPAGTTAEAGFPIQIVSRKLPDQFPVIMWGAGIGEIDRLKKIGFTHAVGTRVNYAKVLEAGKPTLADSEENVAKMRAGLDRGLANGISFYASLSPGSYLRNRETLQRVNRDGTTHSSREDICPLIPEIKEFTYNVGASLAETYQDYPALDSALLHTEVRGHSRPCFHQHDRAAFKKFAGIDIPAEAGPPRGVDYKKLKAFPADRVVPDDDPLYVYYKWHWKTGDGWNDLNNDLERGLNSTAKKFWTWYDPAMRVASVFGSGGNVDVLSHWTYSYPDPIRINVVGDELFAMARGSQKHQDVMNMTQIIWYRSQTAPIAKKPGDAPENLAHWEVEQPDAAFITISPMHLREAFWAKMSRPIKGIMYHGWQSLVPTDGAGGYRYTNPQTQHELTRLIHEVVQPLGPALKTMPAAKNDIAFYESFASQVFARRGTYGWNGYWLGDAHQMLQWAGLQTDVVFDETINQTGLDQYKVLVMMDCDVLTESILQAIKDFQKRGGIVIADERVSPAVKPDIRISSYTRTGKADLDKQELQKKAVELRQALAGKYTRDVDSSNPNVVPYCRSASHADYIFVVNDNREFGNYVGHHGRVMENGLPVEATLSVNRKAGYFYDLVQHQQVKTKSSNQQQTANVKLGPGAGGIYLRTDQPIDQVAVQVPAKLKRGETATVSIKVLDEQGAPVSAVIPVEVSIEDAEGRMAEMSGYRALQDGEQSFQVQIAPNDKAGIWTVKVKELASGKSTTAFFRVADDNSAVKPHGQNIKGFNPEQPAG
- a CDS encoding tetratricopeptide repeat protein; its protein translation is MKCQNDSLDTTAAIDIEINEATDLPQGRSLIILLAIILACLTGWWVSMVRGAGSLSLPYLRVDIAIVCFVCMLPLAILSSDWLFRVFSHHSPPLFKLVQIIFYTGAAGILIIALTNNHPNGTLSSYDAWESMILRPVLAFWLMLTLCLIEGQISGRGKCSDPTFKPGVLLWGLALITAVLVPSIYIQSRVDEIVTTVDESLGSGRLGDARHLTREVCVLAPWQKIGGLPAGDLARDLDRSCFEIERNLEYMQLESNESEEATYQRARLLTILGKRSAALRLLAPWKDQKTVSPLTCQLLGNIYQHQELWGESERWYRKSLNAWKRLTHSEQQQAGIVSAWKGIAFAERKRGNYEEAESAYLSALSLAPTADQHYLLAQFYEDTQQTSKAREHATQAMSLNADRYGKSGQKLITSLQQQHFGCLNVWQGSSR
- a CDS encoding glycosyltransferase family protein: MGDFYQNGIITTLHNLSSRSIDEMEAELLQFSKIRPMSLVLPCLYSELEGPALDKIVTELAKVRYLNEIVIGLDRASEEQYKHAIQFFSRLPQKHRILWNDGPRLQEVNSVLQNQGLAPKELGKGCNVWYCLGYILAQGTSASVALHDCDILTYDRNLLARLIYPVANPSFNYQFCKGYYARVADSKMNGRVTRLLVTPLLRALKKILGSLDYLEYLDSYRYPLAGEFSFRVDVINDIRIPSDWGLEIGVLSEVNRNYSTNRLCQVDIADRYDHKHQNLSVDDAQAGLSKMSIDISKGIFRKLATNGVVFSTETFRSIKATYYRIALDFIETYRNDAIINGLALDIHNEEKAVELFAENVLKAGLHFLDNPMETPFIPSWNRVQSAVPDIFASLCSAVDDDYQEFA
- a CDS encoding HAD-IIB family hydrolase, which produces MPTETQQTPENDPPLIVMSDLDGTLLDHDTYSFAPALPVITRLRTAGIPLILNTSKTAAELIALRGALNNTDPYVVENGSAIYLPASSFIHTIGSTAQISGIDVHVLGARRTEILSIIQKKRREENFLFTGFSDMEVSEVITYTGLSESEAEQAMTREFSEPLIWQDSAHQLRKFEALIANHGLRLLRGGRFVHVIGACDKGKCLQWFRECFTRSGKTIPQFVALGDSQNDVAMLNAADIAVIVRSSHHEPPDLEKQSSVIITEKAGPQGWAEALTQILDETLT
- a CDS encoding sugar phosphorylase codes for the protein MSEPVEHSAVSEYQFLVENHLRIIYPEIDHTTFARDLIQIMCPDGKCQTPQTHQNHWDQSNVVMITYGDSLLTEDQQPLETLLQFSEEFLKETINGIHILPFFPYSSDDGFSIIDYQQVNPRLGDWTHINAIAEKFQLMSDLVINHCSSQSEWFQQFRRGESPGKDYFFCAAPEDDLSEVVRPRTNELLCLIETPNGTRYVWCTFSPDQVDLNFANPELLRELVKIIKLYLDHGVDIFRLDAIAFIWKVAGTSCLSLPETHEIVRLFRTLIQFVAPKAMIITETNIPNRENLAYFGNSNEAHAIYNFSLPPLLVNAMLCGSCQHLKTWMMSMPPALHGTTYLNFIASHDGIGLRPAEGLMSEEEIGNMVAMMEQFGGRISMRTLAGGVMRPYEINISLIDAMKGTLAGEDEWQVERFLCAHAIMFALEGIPAVYIHSFLGTLNDQAAVMETGHNRSINRHRWDYHKLALALADETSIHSQVFQGMCHLIKVRRRQPAFHPNATQFTLHLGDSVFAFWRQSMDRQQSIFAINNISNQEQIVPLSEINLIGTDNWTDLISGELYTDLRAELVLKPYQVIWLTNRWSRD